One Natronomonas moolapensis 8.8.11 genomic region harbors:
- the msrB gene encoding peptide-methionine (R)-S-oxide reductase MsrB: MDSKLPQTDAEWREVLTDEEYRILREQGTEPKFSGEHLGADADGVYRCAGCGAELFDSETKFDSNSGWPSFYDAEEGAVELREDRSHGMVRTEVVCARCEGHLGHVFEDGPDPTGQRYCMNSVALEFDDEA; encoded by the coding sequence ATGGACTCGAAGCTACCGCAGACCGACGCCGAGTGGCGCGAGGTTCTCACCGACGAGGAGTACCGGATCCTCCGCGAGCAGGGGACCGAACCGAAGTTCTCCGGGGAGCATCTCGGCGCGGACGCCGACGGCGTCTACCGGTGTGCCGGTTGCGGGGCCGAACTGTTCGACTCGGAGACGAAGTTCGACTCGAACTCCGGGTGGCCCTCCTTCTACGACGCCGAGGAAGGAGCCGTCGAGTTGCGCGAGGACCGCAGCCACGGCATGGTCCGGACCGAGGTCGTCTGCGCGCGGTGTGAGGGGCACCTGGGGCACGTCTTCGAGGACGGGCCTGACCCGACCGGACAGCGCTACTGTATGAATTCGGTCGCTCTCGAGTTCGACGACGAAGCCTGA
- a CDS encoding halocyanin domain-containing protein translates to MATHDGAGMTRRDLFRVGVGAATATAAGAAGPAHAQEEFDYGGWFEDANNYGGTVDATGEDEVVVEVGAGDNGLAFAPPAIHVDAGTTVVFEWTGAGGVHNVTERESGQRYESDLAGETGTRYPLTFESDGISKYVCTPHASVGMKGAIVVGSGEGVPDVSVGEMSTGGSGSGGGGSEGSESGSGEDSGSDGSGGSDEEAPPAMQGDNGVFALFGLSAVVAFLSPFAVILLMRRDDTTEA, encoded by the coding sequence ATGGCAACTCACGACGGGGCCGGGATGACCCGGCGCGATCTCTTCCGTGTCGGTGTCGGTGCGGCGACGGCCACGGCGGCGGGCGCGGCCGGACCGGCCCACGCACAGGAGGAGTTCGACTACGGCGGCTGGTTCGAGGACGCGAACAACTACGGCGGGACGGTCGACGCGACCGGCGAGGACGAGGTCGTCGTCGAGGTCGGGGCCGGCGACAACGGCCTCGCGTTCGCCCCGCCGGCGATCCACGTCGACGCGGGGACGACCGTCGTCTTCGAGTGGACCGGCGCGGGCGGCGTACACAACGTCACCGAACGGGAGTCCGGGCAGCGATACGAGAGCGACCTCGCCGGCGAGACCGGCACGCGCTACCCGTTGACCTTCGAGAGCGACGGTATTTCGAAGTACGTCTGTACCCCACACGCGAGCGTCGGGATGAAAGGCGCCATCGTCGTCGGCTCCGGGGAGGGCGTCCCGGACGTCTCCGTGGGCGAGATGAGCACCGGGGGCTCCGGGTCCGGCGGCGGCGGCTCCGAGGGAAGCGAAAGCGGGTCCGGCGAGGACTCCGGGTCCGACGGCTCCGGGGGAAGCGACGAGGAGGCCCCGCCGGCGATGCAGGGCGACAACGGCGTCTTCGCGCTGTTCGGGCTTTCGGCTGTCGTCGCGTTCCTCTCGCCGTTCGCGGTGATTCTCTTGATGCGCCGCGACGACACGACAGAGGCCTGA